In a single window of the Geitlerinema sp. PCC 9228 genome:
- a CDS encoding DUF4351 domain-containing protein — translation MTKPADIGGKRLISLAPHTWAQWLTQMPNLHVESMLSSELPWVTRENDILLRVTSPETGTFLLLNELQLRYNGELPRRMRAYTGLVEEKYKLPVYPTLVNILPHAQNPQVPNCYESNFQGIRAYQEYRVINLWEVEVQTVFERQIRSLLPFVPVLRGGGEQTVVRQALQELRADEDLRDLEPLLSFFASFVLPVVQQIMRWDMAVLRESPWYQEILKEGLEQGLQQGLEQGLEQGRQEGRQEAEVQLVWRQLNRRLGNLDPSLEQQIRRLSVEQVETLAEALLDFSSVEDLQAWLQQQ, via the coding sequence ATGACCAAACCAGCAGATATAGGCGGCAAACGCTTAATCAGTCTCGCTCCCCATACTTGGGCGCAATGGCTCACCCAAATGCCCAACCTTCATGTGGAATCCATGTTGAGTTCTGAGTTGCCCTGGGTAACGCGAGAAAACGATATTCTCTTGAGAGTGACCAGTCCGGAAACCGGAACTTTTCTGCTCCTCAACGAACTGCAACTGCGTTATAATGGGGAACTCCCCAGAAGGATGCGAGCTTATACCGGTTTGGTGGAGGAGAAATACAAACTACCGGTGTATCCCACGTTAGTGAATATTCTTCCTCACGCTCAAAACCCGCAAGTTCCTAACTGCTACGAATCCAATTTTCAAGGAATACGCGCCTATCAAGAATACCGGGTTATTAATTTGTGGGAAGTAGAAGTACAGACGGTGTTTGAACGGCAAATTCGGAGTTTGTTGCCTTTTGTACCGGTTTTGCGGGGTGGGGGAGAACAAACAGTCGTTCGACAAGCATTGCAGGAGTTGAGAGCTGATGAGGATTTGAGGGACTTGGAGCCCTTGCTGTCGTTTTTTGCTTCGTTTGTGCTACCAGTAGTACAGCAAATTATGAGGTGGGATATGGCAGTTTTAAGAGAGTCTCCCTGGTATCAAGAAATTTTGAAAGAAGGTTTGGAACAAGGTCTGCAACAAGGTTTGGAACAAGGTTTGGAACAAGGACGACAAGAAGGACGACAAGAAGCTGAAGTCCAGTTGGTATGGCGTCAGTTAAATCGTCGTTTGGGAAATTTAGATCCTTCTCTGGAACAACAGATTCGTCGCCTGTCTGTGGAACAAGTGGAAACGCTGGCAGAGGCGTTGTTGGATTTCTCTAGTGTGGAAGATTTGCAGGCTTGGTTGCAACAACAGTAG
- a CDS encoding DUF4351 domain-containing protein → MKWDMVVLKESPWYQEILKEGLEQGRQQGRQEAEVQLVWRLLNRRLGHLDPSLEQQIRRLPVKQVGTLAEELLDLSSVEDLQA, encoded by the coding sequence ATGAAGTGGGATATGGTGGTTTTAAAAGAATCTCCCTGGTATCAGGAAATTTTGAAAGAAGGTTTGGAACAAGGACGACAACAAGGACGGCAGGAAGCTGAGGTCCAGTTGGTATGGCGTCTTTTAAATCGTCGTTTGGGACATTTAGATCCATCCCTAGAACAACAAATTCGTCGCCTGCCTGTGAAACAAGTGGGAACGCTCGCAGAGGAATTGTTGGATCTCTCTAGTGTGGAAGATTTGCAGGCTTGA
- a CDS encoding DUF29 domain-containing protein: protein MAWESQHKERESLYERDYHLWILDTVQKLKDGNFQAVDWDHLIEEIADLSRREKRKLESLLTRLFEHLLKFRFWQDRLGENRGHWEAEILSFRKQIKRELKASPSLKNHLLAVWEECYQDGREIAAKRSQLPLETFPENPLGSVEQVLDENWLPRCN, encoded by the coding sequence ATGGCATGGGAATCCCAACATAAGGAAAGAGAAAGTTTGTACGAACGGGATTATCATCTATGGATTTTGGATACGGTACAAAAACTGAAAGATGGTAATTTTCAAGCGGTCGATTGGGACCATTTAATAGAGGAAATTGCGGATTTGAGTCGCCGAGAAAAGAGAAAGCTGGAAAGTTTGCTTACGCGCTTGTTCGAGCATCTTTTGAAATTTCGATTTTGGCAGGATCGATTGGGGGAAAATCGAGGGCATTGGGAAGCGGAAATCTTGAGCTTTCGCAAGCAAATTAAAAGGGAGTTGAAAGCCAGTCCGAGTTTAAAAAATCATCTGTTGGCTGTTTGGGAAGAATGCTATCAAGATGGACGAGAAATTGCGGCGAAGCGATCGCAGTTGCCTTTGGAGACGTTTCCGGAAAATCCTCTGGGGTCGGTGGAACAGGTACTGGATGAAAATTGGCTGCCTCGATGCAATTGA
- a CDS encoding Uma2 family endonuclease, with the protein MNPATSHPFSPTLPTQLELTLPLDEETFWRLCRDNQNLQFERTATGELIIMPPTGGITGEQNAELIYQLQAWNRQTRLGKVFDSSTGFRLTNGAIRSPDVAWLPNETWETLSPEQKQGFVPLCPHFVIEFLSSSDILEKTRSKMQEYINNGTQLAWLIDSQNQQVEIYRPNQNPEVLASPTTLSGDSILPGLVLDLSPVFESEIS; encoded by the coding sequence ATGAATCCAGCTACCAGCCACCCATTTTCCCCTACATTACCCACCCAGCTAGAACTCACTCTCCCCCTAGACGAGGAAACATTTTGGCGACTATGCCGCGACAACCAAAACCTACAATTCGAACGCACTGCTACCGGAGAACTTATTATCATGCCTCCCACTGGCGGCATCACCGGCGAACAAAACGCCGAACTCATTTACCAGCTGCAAGCTTGGAACCGCCAAACTCGTCTGGGTAAAGTATTTGACTCCTCTACCGGTTTTCGGTTGACCAACGGCGCGATTCGCTCTCCCGATGTAGCGTGGCTACCCAACGAAACTTGGGAAACCCTATCCCCAGAACAAAAACAAGGCTTTGTGCCCCTATGCCCCCATTTTGTCATTGAATTTCTTTCCAGCAGCGATATTTTGGAAAAAACCCGCAGCAAAATGCAAGAATATATCAACAACGGTACTCAGCTGGCATGGCTTATTGATTCTCAAAATCAACAAGTAGAAATTTACCGTCCCAACCAGAACCCAGAAGTTTTGGCATCTCCCACCACCCTCTCTGGAGACTCTATTTTACCGGGATTGGTTTTGGATTTATCCCCTGTTTTTGAATCAGAAATTTCATGA
- a CDS encoding Uma2 family endonuclease, with product MGMVSTNQTNISLEAFLTWPETKPYREYFHGKVESKPMPQGEHSILQTYLSARINEVGRANKVALAFTELRCTFGGSSMVPDITVFAWERIPKTEQGRIANRFELHPDWIIEILSPEQSPNRVIKKIIFCLQQGTQLGWLIDPKDESVMVFPPDGIPDVKSDEQRLPVLENFPDMQLSATEIFDWLKIE from the coding sequence ATGGGGATGGTTTCTACAAATCAAACAAACATTTCTTTAGAGGCGTTTTTGACATGGCCGGAAACGAAACCCTATCGCGAATATTTTCATGGAAAGGTTGAATCCAAGCCAATGCCACAAGGAGAACATAGCATTCTGCAAACTTATCTATCTGCCAGGATTAATGAAGTAGGAAGAGCTAATAAAGTGGCGTTGGCTTTTACGGAATTGAGGTGTACTTTCGGTGGTTCTTCTATGGTACCGGATATTACTGTTTTTGCTTGGGAACGCATTCCTAAAACAGAACAAGGCAGAATTGCCAATCGTTTTGAACTTCATCCCGATTGGATTATTGAAATTTTATCGCCCGAACAATCTCCCAATCGAGTTATCAAGAAAATTATTTTTTGTTTGCAGCAAGGAACGCAGTTGGGATGGCTGATCGACCCAAAAGATGAGTCGGTGATGGTATTTCCACCCGATGGCATTCCAGATGTAAAATCGGATGAACAAAGGTTGCCAGTTTTAGAAAATTTCCCAGATATGCAACTGTCGGCTACGGAGATTTTTGATTGGTTAAAAATTGAATAA